One Phocaeicola dorei genomic region harbors:
- the nanU gene encoding SusD family outer membrane lipoprotein NanU, with the protein MNIKKVMLAFAASAMLAGGCTSLDMDPVSDITDLNYWKTPEQFDSFVFGLHSRFRSHSWNMFLLGEARSDVFGGTPFGGEATQGMERFPYNTLNAENPGISGFGDLYQNINQMNLFISRTLHTDVLTESAKNYYLGQVYGLRAYYMYQLYRSWGDAVFTEEPSLGFEVGKLAKAATPAAEIFEQVKKDIESSLSYFGPDYTIKEKKSLWSKAATLMLKADVYLWSAHRDGGEGDARTAKNALVDIQNNISRSNLDLMDTYQGVFAYDNKGNKEIIFTIHNELFEYNLWNGNNDLFPQADYLGKFYNADGTLINTSVENNFGIMRLMVKLENFKKFLPGDTRRDVTLKDVYNKVENGELELVGLYPHKYWGVMNGSTRVRCDDYPIYRYSDLLLMLAEAKVLLGEDPATEINRVRQRAFGDAYDASTVGFPNQEIDKYPADAVLQERLFEFMLEGKRWYDLRRFGDSYVLDYTPAESARLLWPINQGALTNNPLLKQTVGY; encoded by the coding sequence ATGAACATAAAAAAGGTAATGTTGGCTTTTGCCGCATCGGCTATGTTGGCCGGTGGATGTACTTCGTTGGATATGGACCCGGTGAGCGATATCACTGACTTGAATTACTGGAAAACTCCGGAACAGTTTGATTCATTTGTTTTTGGACTGCATAGTCGCTTCAGAAGCCATTCGTGGAATATGTTTTTATTGGGTGAGGCAAGAAGTGATGTCTTTGGGGGAACTCCTTTTGGTGGAGAAGCCACCCAGGGGATGGAACGTTTTCCTTATAATACATTGAATGCGGAGAATCCCGGAATCAGCGGATTTGGTGATTTGTATCAGAATATTAACCAGATGAATTTGTTTATCAGCAGGACCCTCCATACGGATGTTCTGACTGAAAGTGCTAAGAACTATTATTTAGGACAGGTATATGGATTGCGTGCCTACTATATGTATCAGTTATACCGTTCATGGGGAGATGCCGTGTTTACGGAAGAGCCCAGCTTGGGTTTTGAAGTGGGTAAATTGGCAAAGGCGGCGACTCCGGCTGCCGAAATTTTTGAGCAGGTAAAAAAAGATATAGAATCTTCATTAAGTTATTTTGGGCCTGATTATACCATAAAGGAAAAAAAATCGCTGTGGTCAAAGGCTGCCACATTGATGCTGAAAGCGGATGTATATTTGTGGAGTGCCCATCGTGACGGGGGAGAAGGAGATGCCCGGACAGCAAAGAATGCGTTGGTTGACATACAGAATAATATCAGCCGTAGCAATCTGGACTTGATGGATACTTACCAGGGAGTGTTTGCTTATGATAATAAAGGTAATAAAGAGATTATCTTTACCATTCATAATGAGTTGTTTGAATATAACCTGTGGAATGGAAATAATGATTTGTTTCCGCAGGCGGATTATTTAGGGAAATTCTATAATGCGGATGGTACTTTGATAAATACGTCTGTCGAGAATAATTTCGGTATCATGCGCCTGATGGTGAAATTGGAAAACTTCAAGAAATTTCTGCCGGGAGACACTCGTCGTGACGTTACATTGAAAGATGTATATAATAAGGTGGAAAATGGCGAGTTGGAATTGGTGGGGCTGTATCCGCATAAGTATTGGGGAGTTATGAATGGAAGTACACGGGTGAGATGTGATGATTATCCTATTTATAGATATTCGGATTTGCTATTGATGCTGGCTGAGGCGAAAGTGCTTTTGGGTGAGGATCCGGCTACAGAGATAAACCGGGTGCGTCAGCGTGCGTTTGGTGATGCGTATGATGCTTCAACAGTGGGATTCCCCAATCAGGAAATTGATAAGTATCCGGCGGATGCTGTTCTGCAGGAACGTTTGTTTGAATTTATGCTGGAAGGAAAACGATGGTATGACTTGCGGCGTTTTGGCGATTCGTACGTACTTGACTATACTCCGGCGGAGTCTGCCCGTCTGCTTTGGCCTATCAACCAAGGAGCTCTTACTAATAATCCATTGTTGAAACAGACGGTTGGTTATTAA
- a CDS encoding family 20 glycosylhydrolase — translation MKRWFSSFIGMILVCAITIAQTSISLLPKPQLCKDTGKNFTMGKVKLSTPVLRPEWEVFIMNAGGEIVEHSSSVIEVELVPSIDEARLNRDEAYRLSVSNKRIKIEAVTEQGVYWAMQTLRQLEQKKGKRSSVAGCEIVDWPAFRIRGFMQDVGRSYISMEELKREIEILSRFKINVFHWHLTENQAWRLESKIFPMLNDSVNTIRMPGKYYTLEEARDLVDFCKKHQVLLIPEIDMPGHSAAFVRAFRHDMQSPEGMKILKLLLDEVCETFDVPYLHIGTDEVEFTNPHFVPEMVAYVRSKGKKVISWNPGWHYKPGEIDMTHLWSYRGKAQPGIPAIDSKFHYLNHFDVFGDIVALYNSRIYDQAEGSEDVAGTILALWHDRLIDNEWNLVIENGLYPNMLAIAERAWRGGGTEYFDGLGTILPSEDTEAFKEFADFEKRMLWHKEHTFKGYPFAYVKQTNVKWNITDAFPNGGDMDKVFPPEQELKDIYHYNGNTYGVRQAMGAGIYLRHVWGDMVPAFYADPKENHTAYAYTWVYSPKDQEVGLWAEFQNYSRSEMDLAPLPGKWDYKGSRIWINGCEILPPVWTATHKVKSYEVPLGNENCVGRSPLAVHLNKGWNKVFLKLPIGKFKMAETRLVKWMFTTVFVTPDGERAVEGLIYSPDKQK, via the coding sequence ATGAAACGCTGGTTTTCTAGTTTTATTGGTATGATACTGGTTTGTGCTATAACCATAGCACAAACCAGTATCTCATTACTTCCTAAACCTCAGTTGTGTAAGGATACGGGGAAGAACTTTACTATGGGAAAGGTGAAACTTTCTACTCCGGTATTGAGGCCGGAGTGGGAAGTTTTTATCATGAATGCGGGTGGTGAGATTGTTGAACACTCATCATCGGTGATTGAAGTGGAACTGGTTCCGTCTATTGATGAAGCTAGGTTAAACCGGGATGAAGCCTATCGTCTTTCTGTTTCAAACAAGCGAATAAAGATAGAGGCTGTAACAGAACAGGGTGTGTATTGGGCTATGCAGACACTTCGGCAATTGGAGCAGAAAAAAGGGAAAAGAAGCTCTGTTGCCGGATGTGAGATTGTAGACTGGCCGGCATTCAGGATACGCGGATTTATGCAGGATGTGGGACGCAGTTATATTTCAATGGAAGAATTGAAAAGAGAGATAGAGATTTTATCCCGGTTTAAGATTAATGTATTTCATTGGCATCTTACGGAAAACCAGGCATGGAGATTGGAAAGTAAAATTTTTCCTATGCTGAATGATAGTGTGAATACTATCCGTATGCCGGGTAAATATTATACGCTGGAAGAGGCACGCGATTTGGTGGATTTTTGTAAGAAACATCAGGTGTTGTTGATTCCTGAGATAGATATGCCAGGGCATAGTGCTGCCTTTGTGCGTGCTTTCCGCCATGATATGCAAAGTCCGGAAGGGATGAAAATATTGAAACTGTTACTGGATGAGGTGTGTGAGACATTTGATGTGCCTTATTTACATATAGGTACAGATGAGGTGGAGTTTACCAATCCGCATTTTGTACCCGAAATGGTGGCGTATGTACGCTCAAAAGGGAAAAAAGTAATATCCTGGAATCCGGGCTGGCACTATAAACCGGGGGAAATAGACATGACACATTTGTGGAGTTACCGTGGAAAGGCGCAACCGGGTATTCCTGCTATCGATTCCAAATTTCATTATCTGAATCATTTTGATGTTTTCGGTGATATTGTAGCTTTGTATAACAGCCGTATTTATGATCAGGCAGAAGGCAGTGAGGACGTTGCGGGAACTATATTGGCTTTGTGGCACGATCGTTTGATTGACAATGAGTGGAATCTGGTTATTGAAAATGGCTTGTACCCCAATATGCTTGCTATTGCCGAGCGTGCCTGGAGAGGGGGAGGTACGGAATATTTTGACGGACTGGGTACGATACTTCCCTCCGAAGACACGGAAGCATTTAAAGAATTCGCTGATTTTGAAAAGCGTATGTTGTGGCATAAGGAGCATACGTTTAAAGGATATCCTTTCGCCTATGTAAAACAGACTAATGTAAAATGGAATATTACGGATGCTTTTCCTAATGGGGGCGATATGGATAAGGTGTTCCCGCCTGAACAGGAATTAAAGGATATCTATCATTATAACGGGAATACGTATGGTGTACGTCAGGCAATGGGGGCAGGTATTTATTTGCGTCATGTCTGGGGGGATATGGTTCCTGCTTTTTATGCTGATCCTAAGGAAAACCACACGGCTTATGCATATACTTGGGTGTATTCGCCCAAGGATCAGGAGGTGGGGCTGTGGGCGGAATTCCAGAATTACAGTCGTTCGGAAATGGATCTGGCGCCATTGCCTGGCAAATGGGATTATAAGGGAAGCCGCATCTGGATTAATGGTTGCGAAATATTACCTCCTGTATGGACTGCTACGCATAAGGTGAAAAGTTATGAAGTACCTTTGGGAAATGAGAATTGCGTAGGAAGATCTCCATTGGCGGTGCATTTAAATAAAGGTTGGAACAAAGTTTTCTTAAAGTTACCTATCGGTAAGTTTAAGATGGCTGAGACGCGTCTTGTGAAATGGATGTTTACCACTGTCTTTGTGACTCCTGACGGAGAAAGGGCGGTAGAAGGATTGATTTATTCACCAGATAAACAAAAATAA
- a CDS encoding sialidase family protein, producing MRNPSLLLLIVVFILAPFKLSAAADTVAVRETRIPVLIERQDNELFHLRIEAAQSQMLNEVKLDFGKDVNLNEIESVKLYYGGTESVERRGKTYFAPVDYISNNTPGKTLAANTSYSVLKSEVKAPKREVILKADQKLFPGVNYFWISLQMKPIASILSKVSAKVVEAKIDGQIAPLKIVRKADTHYMGVGVRHAGDDGAAAYRIPGLVTSNKGTLLGVYDVRYNNSADLQEYVEIGLSRSTDGGQTWEKMRIPMAFGEYDGLPKAQNGVGDPAILVDKKTGTIWIVAAWTHGMGNGRAWWNSQTGMDRNHTAQLMMVKSDDDGKTWSEPMNITEQVKDPSWYFLLQGPGRGISMEDGTLVFASQYIGSDRIPNAGVIYSKDHGKTWNISTLARTNTTESQVVEVEPGVLMLNMRDNRGGSRAVSTTTDLGKTWKEHESSRTALQEPVCMASLISVKAKENVLGKDILLFSNPNDTKNRHSITIKASLDGGVTWLPENQLLLDAGWGWGYSCLTMIDKETVGILYESSVAHMTFQAIKLKDIVKTK from the coding sequence ATGAGAAACCCTAGCTTATTACTGCTAATTGTTGTTTTTATATTAGCACCCTTCAAGTTAAGTGCGGCGGCAGATACGGTTGCTGTCCGCGAAACCCGGATTCCTGTGTTGATTGAAAGGCAGGATAATGAGTTGTTTCATTTACGTATAGAGGCTGCTCAAAGTCAGATGCTGAATGAAGTGAAGTTGGACTTCGGCAAAGACGTGAATTTAAATGAAATTGAATCTGTGAAACTTTATTATGGTGGAACTGAAAGCGTGGAGAGGAGAGGAAAGACTTATTTTGCTCCGGTAGATTATATATCTAATAATACTCCGGGAAAAACATTGGCTGCCAATACTTCTTATTCCGTTTTGAAGTCGGAAGTAAAGGCCCCGAAGCGCGAGGTTATATTGAAAGCTGACCAAAAATTGTTTCCGGGAGTGAATTATTTTTGGATTAGCCTGCAAATGAAGCCTATTGCTTCTATCTTGTCTAAAGTGTCGGCAAAAGTGGTGGAAGCTAAGATTGACGGACAGATTGCTCCTTTGAAGATAGTTCGTAAGGCGGATACCCATTATATGGGGGTAGGCGTGCGCCATGCCGGTGATGACGGGGCTGCTGCTTATCGTATTCCCGGGTTGGTCACTTCAAATAAAGGAACCTTGTTGGGGGTATATGATGTACGCTATAATAATAGTGCGGATTTACAGGAGTATGTGGAAATAGGTCTGAGCAGAAGTACGGACGGAGGGCAGACTTGGGAGAAAATGCGCATTCCGATGGCATTTGGTGAATATGATGGTCTGCCTAAAGCACAGAATGGAGTAGGTGATCCTGCCATTTTAGTTGATAAAAAGACAGGAACTATCTGGATTGTTGCTGCCTGGACACATGGTATGGGGAATGGTCGTGCGTGGTGGAATTCACAAACAGGTATGGACCGTAATCATACAGCGCAATTAATGATGGTGAAAAGTGATGATGATGGTAAAACCTGGTCGGAGCCTATGAATATAACAGAACAGGTGAAAGATCCGTCATGGTATTTCTTGCTGCAAGGTCCCGGTAGAGGTATCTCTATGGAAGATGGAACATTGGTTTTTGCCAGCCAGTATATTGGCAGTGATCGTATTCCTAATGCCGGTGTTATATACAGTAAGGATCATGGAAAGACATGGAATATCAGCACATTGGCACGCACTAATACTACTGAATCTCAGGTAGTGGAAGTGGAACCGGGAGTGCTGATGCTGAATATGCGTGATAATCGTGGCGGCAGTCGTGCCGTTTCTACAACTACAGATTTAGGTAAAACGTGGAAAGAACATGAATCTTCACGTACAGCCTTACAGGAACCGGTTTGTATGGCCAGTTTGATTAGTGTTAAAGCTAAAGAGAATGTATTAGGTAAAGACATTCTTTTGTTCTCTAATCCGAATGATACCAAGAACCGTCATAGCATTACAATCAAAGCAAGTCTGGATGGCGGGGTGACTTGGTTGCCCGAGAATCAATTGTTGTTGGATGCCGGTTGGGGTTGGGGATATAGCTGCTTAACTATGATTGACAAGGAAACAGTAGGGATTTTATATGAAAGCAGTGTGGCCCACATGACTTTCCAAGCGATAAAATTGAAAGATATTGTAAAGACCAAATAA
- a CDS encoding GDSL-type esterase/lipase family protein has protein sequence MKRIVLLLLGLLLALPQFAQERKYSTFYEQRATLFEELPVTSKDIIFLGNSITNGCEWAELFQNKNVKNRGISGDICMGVYDRLDPIVKGKPAKIFLLIGINDVSRGTSADKIISEISMIVRKIKQESPKTKLYLQSVLPVNDCYGMFNGHTSRWQMVKQINDLLEPLAVKEGAAYIDLYSHFVEKETGKMNPVYTNDGLHLLGKGYLLWRDIVKPYVDQK, from the coding sequence ATGAAACGTATTGTCTTATTGTTATTGGGATTATTATTAGCGTTACCCCAGTTTGCTCAGGAACGCAAGTATTCTACTTTTTATGAGCAGAGAGCGACTTTGTTTGAAGAACTTCCGGTTACTTCAAAAGATATTATTTTTTTAGGGAACAGTATTACCAACGGTTGCGAGTGGGCTGAGTTGTTCCAAAATAAGAATGTGAAGAACAGGGGTATCAGTGGAGATATCTGTATGGGGGTATATGACCGTTTGGATCCGATTGTAAAGGGAAAACCGGCAAAGATTTTTTTATTGATCGGTATCAATGATGTTTCTCGGGGAACGTCTGCGGATAAAATTATTTCAGAAATAAGTATGATTGTTCGGAAAATAAAGCAAGAATCTCCAAAAACAAAATTATATTTGCAAAGTGTATTGCCGGTGAATGATTGTTACGGTATGTTTAACGGGCATACATCACGCTGGCAGATGGTAAAACAAATTAATGATTTGTTGGAACCATTGGCGGTAAAGGAAGGAGCTGCCTATATTGATTTGTATAGTCATTTTGTGGAGAAAGAGACAGGCAAGATGAATCCAGTATATACTAATGACGGATTACATTTATTAGGAAAGGGATACTTGCTGTGGCGTGATATTGTAAAACCTTATGTTGACCAAAAATGA
- a CDS encoding GDSL-type esterase/lipase family protein, giving the protein MKKTLILILCLFLCTVSFARKRVKVACVGNSITYGIGVSDPDKESYPARLQQMLGEGYTVERFGKPGATLLNKGHRPFMQQKEFKDALAFAGDVVVIHLGVNDTDPRDWPNYRDFFIADYRALIDSFRVANPECRILIARLTPIADRHPRFESGTRDWHDEIQLAIETIAKYAQVQLIDFHAPLYPYPFMLPDAVHPDKEGAAVLAKTVYEGITGDFGGLQMPEIYTDNMVLQHGRLLTIQGKADAGEKVTVSIDRQQLQAVTGADGKWAVDVRPLKAGGPYTLTVSTEKRKLVYENVLAGEVWLCSGQSNMEFYLNWSATAAQDVPQAANSNIRFYDMKARWRTDAVEWDASVLDSLNHLQYYKDTRWTVCSPETAGNFSAVAYYFGKKLQDSLQVPVGLICNAIGGSPTEAWIDRSTLEYRFPAILRNWMQNDFIQDWVRGRAALNVKKSFNKLQRHPYEPCYLYESGIRPLEQFPVKGFIWYQGESNAHNRETHEKLFRLLVESWRKNWGDAELPFYFVQLSSIDRPSWTWFRDSQRRLMAEIPHIGMAVSSDRGDSLDVHPKQKREVGERLAAWALNKTYGYKNVIPSGPLYKSVVFSGGAAYISFDYAEKLSTSDGKPVRTFEVAGDDGLFYPAQAVVENGKIKVWSDKVKEPETVRYGWQPFTRANLVNGAGLPASTFRAE; this is encoded by the coding sequence ATGAAGAAGACATTAATACTGATTTTATGTTTGTTTCTTTGTACCGTTTCATTTGCACGGAAGCGGGTGAAGGTTGCTTGTGTAGGTAATAGCATTACCTATGGCATAGGTGTATCCGATCCTGATAAGGAGTCCTATCCTGCCCGGTTACAGCAAATGCTGGGTGAAGGGTATACGGTGGAGCGTTTTGGAAAGCCGGGAGCTACGTTGCTGAACAAGGGACACCGGCCTTTTATGCAACAGAAAGAGTTTAAGGATGCATTGGCTTTTGCTGGTGATGTAGTGGTTATTCATTTAGGAGTGAATGATACAGATCCGCGTGATTGGCCCAATTACCGTGATTTTTTTATAGCGGATTATCGTGCACTGATTGATTCGTTCAGAGTGGCGAATCCTGAATGTCGTATTTTGATTGCCCGTCTGACTCCGATTGCCGACCGCCATCCGCGGTTTGAGTCCGGCACACGCGACTGGCATGATGAGATTCAGCTGGCTATAGAAACGATAGCGAAATACGCACAAGTACAGTTGATAGATTTTCATGCACCTTTATATCCATATCCTTTTATGTTGCCCGATGCTGTCCATCCCGATAAGGAAGGTGCGGCTGTCTTGGCAAAAACGGTGTATGAAGGCATAACCGGTGATTTTGGCGGTTTGCAAATGCCGGAAATTTATACGGACAATATGGTATTGCAGCATGGACGTCTGCTGACTATTCAGGGAAAAGCGGATGCCGGTGAGAAAGTAACTGTTTCCATAGACAGGCAGCAACTTCAGGCTGTGACGGGAGCAGATGGAAAGTGGGCGGTGGATGTCCGGCCATTGAAGGCGGGCGGTCCATATACACTGACTGTTTCTACAGAAAAACGGAAACTGGTCTATGAAAATGTGTTGGCGGGAGAAGTGTGGCTCTGTTCCGGACAATCGAATATGGAGTTTTATCTGAATTGGAGTGCGACTGCCGCACAAGATGTTCCTCAAGCTGCAAATAGCAATATCCGTTTTTATGATATGAAAGCCCGTTGGCGTACGGATGCGGTGGAGTGGGATGCTTCGGTACTCGATTCATTGAATCATCTGCAATATTATAAGGATACACGGTGGACAGTTTGTTCGCCTGAAACAGCCGGTAATTTTTCGGCGGTGGCTTACTATTTCGGAAAGAAATTGCAGGATAGTTTGCAAGTCCCTGTAGGACTGATTTGCAATGCCATTGGCGGATCTCCTACTGAAGCATGGATAGACCGTAGTACATTGGAATATCGTTTTCCGGCTATTTTACGTAATTGGATGCAGAATGATTTTATCCAAGACTGGGTGCGTGGGCGTGCTGCCTTGAATGTAAAGAAGTCTTTCAATAAATTGCAACGCCATCCTTATGAGCCTTGTTATTTGTATGAATCGGGTATCCGTCCTTTGGAACAGTTTCCGGTCAAAGGCTTTATTTGGTATCAGGGTGAGTCTAATGCCCATAATCGGGAGACTCATGAAAAGTTGTTCAGATTGTTGGTGGAAAGTTGGCGCAAGAATTGGGGGGATGCGGAACTTCCATTCTATTTTGTCCAATTGTCCAGTATAGACCGTCCGTCATGGACTTGGTTCCGTGATAGCCAGCGTCGTTTGATGGCGGAGATTCCTCATATCGGTATGGCTGTCAGTTCAGATAGGGGAGACTCATTGGACGTACACCCCAAACAGAAAAGAGAAGTCGGTGAACGGTTAGCTGCATGGGCTTTGAATAAAACATACGGATATAAAAATGTCATTCCTTCGGGACCGCTTTATAAATCAGTCGTATTTAGTGGAGGTGCGGCTTATATTTCTTTTGATTATGCGGAGAAGTTGTCCACTTCGGATGGGAAACCGGTTCGTACATTCGAAGTGGCAGGTGATGATGGATTATTTTATCCGGCACAGGCTGTTGTTGAAAACGGTAAAATAAAAGTATGGAGTGATAAGGTGAAAGAGCCGGAAACGGTTCGTTACGGATGGCAGCCATTTACCCGTGCCAATCTGGTAAATGGCGCCGGTTTGCCTGCTTCCACATTCCGGGCTGAATAG